One window of the Zygotorulaspora mrakii chromosome 6, complete sequence genome contains the following:
- the BCY1 gene encoding cAMP-dependent protein kinase regulatory subunit BCY1 (similar to Saccharomyces cerevisiae BCY1 (YIL033C); ancestral locus Anc_7.206) produces the protein MPLAADQQVEYDLYQKEVERQSPADILQFSANYFNKRLEQQRYFTKQQESFASSRGIDLFSKPSRHESVVAASSSFGAKGVEDKDVQFKLPFVDQDPHAPRDEHITSPASMGMSGGNALKEEDSTSVSGIGSGSGTGSGASSGADLGSGLFKGNFNVGKEASGRVKSPLDPHSGKHSSDRKNIVNHQPLPLRFNAERRTSVSGETFQPDNLDDWTPEHYSEKTQEQLTRLAKSIGKNFLFSKLDPDSKTLVINSLEEKNIKAGTQIIRQGDEGDYFYVVEEGTVEFFVDNKKISSSGPGSSFGELALMYNHPRVATVMASTDCILWALDRITFRKILLGSSFKKRLMYDELLKIIPILTSLTTYDRAKLADALDTEYYEPGQVIIKQGDRGENFYLIEYGECDVSKAGEGIVAHLKAHDYFGEVALLNDLPRQATVTARTKTKVATLGKSGFQRLLGPVVDVLKLNDPTKKSHESTK, from the coding sequence ATGCCATTAGCAGCAGATCAACAGGTCGAATATGATCTATACCAGAAGGAGGTGGAAAGACAAAGCCCCGCTGACATTTTACAGTTTTCTGCGAATTATTTCAACAAGAGGTTGGAGCAACAGCGTTACTTCACGAAACAGCAAGAGTCTTTCGCTAGTTCCAGAGGTATTGATTTGTTCTCGAAGCCTTCGAGACATGAAAGCGTAGTGGCAGCTTCTTCCAGTTTTGGAGCCAAGGGAGTTGAGGATAAAGATGTGCAGTTCAAGTTGCCGTTCGTGGATCAGGATCCCCATGCGCCAAGAGATGAACACATTACAAGTCCTGCAAGCATGGGTATGAGCGGCGGTAACGCACTTAAGGAAGAGGATAGCACCTCGGTTTCAGGAATTGGCTCTGGCTCTGGGACAGGTTCGGGTGCAAGTTCTGGGGCAGATCTAGGGAGTGGCTTGTTCAAGGGGAATTTTAATGTAGGGAAAGAGGCCAGCGGACGGGTGAAATCACCTTTAGATCCCCACAGCGGCAAACACAGCTCCGATAGGAAGAACATTGTGAATCATCAACCGCTACCATTGAGATTCAATGCGGAAAGACGTACATCTGTTAGTGGTGAAACTTTCCAGCCTGATAATCTTGATGATTGGACACCAGAACATTATTCTGAAAAGACCCAAGAACAGCTAACCAGATTAGCAAAGTCAATTGGtaagaattttttgtttagCAAGCTAGACCCTGACTCAAAAACTTTGGTGATCAATTCAttggaagagaaaaacATCAAGGCAGGTACCCAAATCATCAGACAAGGAGATGAGGGTGATTACTTTTATGTTGTTGAAGAGGGTACTGTAGAATTTTTCGttgataataaaaaaataagctCCTCAGGTCCTGGGTCAAGTTTCGGTGAACTGGCATTAATGTACAATCATCCAAGAGTGGCTACCGTGATGGCGTCAACTGACTGTATATTATGGGCTCTCGACCGGATTACTTTTAGAAAAATATTACTGGGCAGTTCTTTTaagaagagattgatgTACGACGAGCTATTGAAGATCATACCCATTTTAACTTCTCTGACAACATACGATCGTGCGAAATTAGCCGATGCATTGGATACTGAGTATTACGAACCAGGTCAAGTAATCATCAAACAAGGTGACAGGGGAGAGAATTTCTATCTCATTGAGTATGGTGAATGTGACGTATCTAAAGCAGGTGAAGGTATTGTTGCACATTTAAAGGCCCACGATTATTTCGGTGAAGTTGCTCTATTGAACGACTTACCGCGTCAAGCAACTGTCACAGCAAGAACGAAGACCAAAGTAGCAACCTTAGGCAAAAGcggatttcaaagattgctTGGTCCCGTCGTAGATGTGTTGAAGTTGAACGATCCTACTAAGAAAAGCCATGAAAGTACTAAATGA
- the ERG28 gene encoding Erg28p (similar to Saccharomyces cerevisiae ERG28 (YER044C); ancestral locus Anc_7.207) yields MLSFQEVLNATQAKLATMPPGNLPKWLLFISVVSVFNSIQTYVSGLELTRRVYENKPSQTTSLSARTFGTWTFVSCVIRFYGAFYLNEPHIYQLTFISYLIAIGHFGSELLIFRTCKLGKGFMGPLVVASTSLIWMYTQKEFYTGLPW; encoded by the coding sequence ATGTTGTCATTTCAAGAAGTATTAAATGCTACGCAAGCTAAACTGGCAACAATGCCACCAGGAAATTTACCAAAATGGCTATTGTTCATCTCGGTAGTTTCCGTATTTAACTCGATTCAGACGTATGTGTCTGGTTTGGAATTAACACGTAGGGTTTACGAGAATAAGCCCTCTCAGACTACTTCATTGAGTGCAAGAACCTTTGGCACATGGACGTTTGTCTCATGCGTTATTAGGTTTTATGGTGCGTTTTATTTAAATGAGCCACACATCTATCAGCTAACTTTTATTTCCTACTTGATTGCAATTGGACATTTTGGTAGTGAACTTTTGATCTTCCGTACTTGTAAACTGGGTAAAGGATTCATGGGTCCTTTGGTGGTTGCCTCAACTTCTTTAATCTGGATGTACACTCAAAAAGAGTTCTACACCGGATTGCCATGGTAA
- the CAP2 gene encoding F-actin-capping protein subunit beta (similar to Saccharomyces cerevisiae CAP2 (YIL034C); ancestral locus Anc_7.208): MSTEQAYDAALDLLRRLDPRKLKEHVQNLIQLEPSLAEDLLSSVDTPLIVKRDPKASQREYLCCDYNRDIDSHRSPWSNEYFPELSAEDVQESPFPSKNLRQLEILANDSFDIYRDLYYEGGVSSVYLWELDDEELSDDFAGVVLFKNGDKTSNAWDSIHVLEAVREGTDVTYRITTTVILHLDNGKQMTLSGNLSRQTEKTLAVPPSSSTSVEQVHVAHITNLGTIIEDVESQMRTMLESVYFEKTRDIFHHTRNSTSGNEEMSSDVHQELMKGLQSL; this comes from the coding sequence ATGAGCACTGAACAAGCATATGATGCAGCATTAGATCTACTACGTAGATTGGACCcaagaaaattgaaggaacatgttcaaaatttaataCAATTGGAACCGTCATTGGCCGAAGATTTGTTATCATCCGTGGACACACCGTTAATAGTCAAACGGGATCCAAAGGCGTCCCAACGAGAATACTTGTGTTGTGATTATAACAGAGATATAGACTCGCATAGATCGCCATGGTCTAATGAGTACTTCCCGGAATTATCTGCAGAAGACGTCCAAGAGAGCCCCTTTCCttcgaaaaatttgagaCAGTTGGAAATTCTTGCTaatgattcttttgatatctaCAGAGATTTATATTATGAGGGAGGTGTATCAAGCGTGTACCTATGGGAActggatgatgaagaacTTAGCGACGATTTTGCGGGCGTTGTTCTGTTCAAGAATGGGGACAAAACGTCCAATGCGTGGGACAGTATTCATGTATTAGAAGCTGTTCGCGAGGGCACTGATGTTACCTATCGTATCACAACCACGGTCATTCTTCACCTGGACAATGGCAAACAAATGACATTATCTGGTAACTTGAGCAGACAGACAGAAAAAACACTAGCAGTGCCACCATCTTCCTCCACATCGGTAGAGCAGGTTCACGTTGCCCATATTACAAACCTAGGTACTATCATCGAAGATGTGGAGTCTCAGATGAGAACAATGTTGGAATCGGtctattttgaaaagacaaGAGACATCTTTCATCACACTAGAAACAGCACATCTGGtaatgaagaaatgagCAGTGATGTTCACCAAGAGTTGATGAAAGGTTTACAGAGTTTATAG
- the CKA1 gene encoding casein kinase 2 catalytic subunit CKA1 (similar to Saccharomyces cerevisiae CKA1 (YIL035C); ancestral locus Anc_7.209), whose product MKCKKWSESRVYTNANQLRSQEYWDYENTTIEWSTNNKLYEIETKVGRGKYSEVFQGVQLSNRRSIVIKMLKPVKKKKIKREIKILSNLSNESDPPTLREFDEAEYYTNRKESVMAFKRSYLYDLPHNGHENIVQLLDVIRDPISKTPALVFEHVNNVDFRVLYPKFSDFDMRYYTFELLKALDYCHSMGIMHRDVKPHNVMIDHKQRKLRLIDWGLAEFYHKNMEYNVRVASRFFKGPELLVDYRMYDYSLDIWSFGTMLASMVFQKEPFFHGSSNTDQLVKIVRVLGSDDFEKYLAKYDIVLPREFHDMDQYIRRPWHRFINDSNRHLCDNDDIIDLLDNLLRYDHQERLTAREAMGHPWFEPIRKGESKAQIDHDS is encoded by the coding sequence ATGAAATGCAAGAAATGGTCGGAATCTCGTGTCTATACGAATGCTAATCAGTTGAGAAGCCAGGAATATTGGGACTACGAAAACACCACGATTGAGTGGTCTACGAACAACAAATTATATGAGATAGAGACCAAGGTGGGAAGAGGCAAGTATTCAGAGGTATTTCAGGGTGTTCAATTGAGTAACAGAAGAAGCATTGTCATTAAAATGTTAAAACCTgtcaagaagaagaagattaaGCGTGAAATCAAGATTTTATCCAATTTATCCAATGAAAGTGATCCTCCAACATTGAGAGAGTTTGACGAAGCTGAGTACTATACGAACAGGAAAGAGAGCGTAATGGCATTTAAGAGATCTTACTTGTACGATTTGCCTCATAATGGACACGAAAATATAGTTCAGTTACTCGATGTGATCAGAGATCCTATTTCTAAGACGCCCGCGTTGGTCTTTGAGCATGTCAATAATGTCGATTTCCGTGTTTTatatccaaaattttccgATTTTGATATGAGATACTACACATTCGAGCTTTTGAAGGCCCTGGATTACTGTCATTCGATGGGAATCATGCATAGAGATGTCAAACCCCACAATGTAATGATAGATCacaaacaaagaaaattaaGGTTAATAGATTGGGGTCTAGCAGAATTTTATCACAAAAATATGGAATATAACGTCAGAGTCGCGTCAAGATTCTTCAAAGGTCCTGAATTGCTAGTAGACTACAGAATGTATGACTATTCGTTAGACATCTGGTCTTTTGGGACTATGCTTGCGTCCATGGTTTTCCAGAAGGAACCGTTTTTTCACGGATCCAGTAATACAGATCAATTGGTAAAAATTGTGAGAGTATTAGGTAGTGacgattttgaaaagtatttgGCAAAATACGATATAGTTTTGCCCAGAGAGTTCCATGATATGGACCAATATATTAGGAGGCCATGGCACAGATTTATCAATGACTCTAATAGACATTTAtgtgataatgatgatattatAGATCTGCTTGACAACCTGTTAAGATATGATCATCAGGAAAGACTTACTGCAAGAGAAGCAATGGGACATCCATGGTTCGAGCCCATAAGGAAAGGAGAATCGAAAGCTCAGATCGATCATGACTCTTAA
- the MEI4 gene encoding Mei4p (similar to Saccharomyces cerevisiae MEI4 (YER044C- A); ancestral locus Anc_7.210), with protein sequence MVEKDRCKMDNDHSEVDWIICFAIIKRNNPTIFSRESNSRSSIVIGDIGIPDKLSNLRLNRSLVAHLDIVYRYTQNIEKLRDNLDIMKSLSDDIKYVDITRWFLPNYKNILTILSLKGSIGEPHKVQRLFHCFQLLIASFCCFQADALQLSSKLILETLISRFVSQDLIVCKQKSSRIVQQYLRTDEAVFDLSSTRMQCKIHCETLISIMNLNLRVVGSSVSHKNGTRCGMQFFLIISRICFVIESLTHCLINQLSSTPDKSLTDGLAYREQYCIRERTFDFQYTNNILFVLRERTSKVKERLELLKGIISELLKVLNHLDWFQLDDYVKQYPIHSETMIKRRLYIQITLLIAADLNLISEFRLIRWPTWSKPS encoded by the exons ATGGTGGAAAAAGATCGCTGCAAGATGGATAACGATCATTCTGAAGTTGATTGGATTATA TGCTTTGCAATAATCAAGCGTAACAATCCAACGATATTCTCACGAGAAAGCAACAGTCGAAGCAGTATTGTAATAGGAGACATAGGAATACCCGATAAGCTTTCCAACCTTAGGTTGAACCGTTCCTTAGTAGCCCACCTCGATATCGTCTATCGGTACactcaaaatattgagaaACTACGTGATAACTTAGATATTATGAAAAGCCTGAGTGACGATATCAAGTATGTTGACATCACAAGATGGTTTTTACCGAACTATAAAAACATCTTGACAATTTTGAGTTTGAAGGGTAGCATAGGCGAACCGCATAAGGTTCAGCGGCTATTTCATTGCTTTCAGTTACTTATAGCTTCATTCTGTTGTTTTCAAGCAGATGCATTGCAATTAAGCTCCAAATTGATATTAGAAACGCTAATCAGTAGGTTTGTTAGTCAGGACTTGATCGTTTGTAAACAAAAAAGCTCAAGGATTGTTCAGCAATATTTGAGGACAGATGAGGCAGTGTTTGATTTGAGCAGTACCAGGATGCAGTGTAAAATACATTGCGAAACACTAATATCTATTATGAATTTAAATTTGAGGGTGGTTGGCTCTTCGGTGTCTCATAAGAATGGAACAAGATGTGGAATGCAGTTTTTTCTAATAATTAGCAGAATTTGTTTTGTCATTGAAAGTTTGACACACTGTTTGATAAATCAATTGAGCTCAACGCCTGATAAATCATTAACGGATGGTCTTGCATACAGAGAGCAGTATTGTATTCGGGAAAGAACGTTCGATTTCCAGTACACCAACAATATACTCTTTGTTTTGAGAGAACGTACAAGCAAGGTCAAAGAGAGATTGGAATTATTGAAGGGGATAATTAGCGAACTCCTGAAAGTGCTCAATCATTTAGATTGGTTTCAGCTGGACGACTACGTAAAACAATATCCAATCCATTCGGAAACGATGATAAAACGTCGATTATACATTCAAATAACTCTTCTTATAGCTGCAGATCTAAATTTGATCTCGGAATTTAGGCTTATAAGATGGCCTACATGGTCAAAACCTAGTTGA